A stretch of Arachis hypogaea cultivar Tifrunner chromosome 15, arahy.Tifrunner.gnm2.J5K5, whole genome shotgun sequence DNA encodes these proteins:
- the LOC112751228 gene encoding putative E3 ubiquitin-protein ligase LIN-1 isoform X2 has translation MTTAVTAAEILRHTTAFLSDVISNRDLRHRLISILHQDTTTAAISDESAAKLAADTLETAITLSNFASRSCSLSLAEKLLLPLSDHPLPFFLLSLVHTLHNRHLDAAVSLLRFFRSNPSLARSEIAPVLYDRLFSLQLLSVFRWLLERRAQILSSSSVSEDATHSLSKVSEEQASKLRELEREYEEILDENCRAVAARFEEVLASENAFISPPLLARKSSGEAGGAENNVEVEEVEEDEEEQLVMEETEMIALKSGHYDNEKDEKIALLEPQKFQTPKQTKNICSGSMCSPDYNMEDEHVPPEDFVCPLTSNLFDDPVTLETGHTFERHAIEEWLKRGNLTCPITRKKLRKTRLPKTNLVLKQIISSWKEQNLNSVVEMPCDSPHVDTELKVECSTSPNSVISEATLDGMMSELRNAINKLYMSEVLEESEMAVLQIEKIWRELNLIVVDIHSMLSKPPIINGFMGVLLKSFDPKVLQTAVFLLTEMGCVDSNVIQTLSHVDTDVEWIKTLFKKGVKEAVVLMYLLKPSTIILSDMATVEALIAVVNMKEEEFLEMCLSPKTAAVLLLAQVVGSSEESIASSVAQAVLSEREIEAIVGSLGAEWAEERVAAVEILLKCMQEDGTCRNIIADKAQLSTFLESLVGATEGELFKIVKFLSELVKLNRRTVNEQILHIIKEEGPLSTMHTLLISLQTAHQFHFPVVAGLLLQLDLLVEQTKMSIYSEEAIDTLISCLRKTDYPAVQLEAAKIIASLQGRFNYAGKSLSREVLLERAGLDRSYNNFLQMDQISNFNEGIEASMKEENAAEDWERKAASVLVSHDCGLLFEALADGLKSQNEELRSACFISATWLIYMITILPDTGIQGAARVFFLKHFIFILKSAEDTEDRILAMLALKSFLHFDDGLRDLTSYAKDILKALRELEGFSPMASEIMKVLVEEPESKADIWIHKEVTKIDCSGNGEVLSIICFEDKIFSGHSDGTIKVWKVKESILDLLQEIKRHTKDVTSLAISESGDRLYSGSLDKTVKVWSIEMAAIHHVQEHDMKDHIHNLVVTNSMCCFSPHGSGIKVKSWNGESKLLNSNKHAKCLALVQGKLYCGCHDSSIQEIDLATGKLISIQSGSKKLLGKANPIHALKLHGEFIYATSSSFDGSVIKIWNTTNNNRIHMVGSLQTSLEVRAMAVSSELIYLGCKGGAVEIWDRKKYNRINTLHTGSNYRVVCMALNSTEDILVIGTSDGQIQAWGVK, from the exons ATGACTACAGCCGTCACGGCCGCCGAGATTCTCCGTCACACCACCGCCTTCCTCTCCGACGTCATTTCCAACCGCGATCTCCGCCACCGCCTAATCTCCATCCTCCACCAAGACACAACCACCGCCGCAATCTCCGACGAATCTGCCGCGAAACTCGCCGCGGATACTCTTGAAACCGCGATCACGCTCTCCAACTTCGCCTCCCGCTCCTGCTCCCTTTCCCTTGCTGAGAAGCTCCTCCTCCCTCTGTCCGACCACCCGCTTCCTTTCTTCCTCCTCTCACTTGTCCACACCCTCCACAACCGCCACCTCGATGCCGCTGTTTCTCTCCTCCGTTTCTTCCGTTCTAACCCTTCCCTCGCCCGATCGGAGATCGCACCGGTCCTCTACGACCGTCTTTTCTCCCTACAGCTACTCTCCGTGTTCCGGTGGCTGCTGGAACGGAGAGCGCAGATCCTCTCATCATCTTCGGTTTCGGAAGACGCTACTCACTCACTGTCGAAGGTGAGCGAGGAGCAGGCGTCGAAACTGAGGGAGCTGGAGAGAGAGTACGAGGAGATTCTGGATGAGAATTGCAGGGCTGTTGCGGCGCGTTTCGAAGAGGTTTTGGCCAGTGAAAATGCGTTCATTAGTCCGCCATTGCTGGCGAGGAAGAGCTCAGGGGAAGCCGGCGGGGCGGAGAACAATGTGGAGGTGGAGGAGGTGGAGGAGGACGAGGAGGAGCAGTTAGTGATGGAGGAAACAGAAATGATTGCGTTGAAGAGCGGACACTACGATAAT GAAAAGGACGAAAAGATAGCACTACtggagcctcagaaattccaaaccccaaaacaaacaaaaaatatttgttCAGGATCCATGTG TTCTCCAGATTATAACATGGAAGACGAACATGTGCCTCCAGAGGACTTTGTCTGTCCATTAACAAGTAACCTATTTGATGATCCTGTGACCCTTGAGACAGGTCACACATTTGAACGCCATGCTATTGAAGAATGGCTTAAAAGGGGAAACTTAACTTGTCCCATCACTCGCAAGAAGCTGCGAAAGACTCGCTTACCGAAAACAAATCTCGTGCTCAAACAAATAATCTCAAGCTGGAAAGAACAAAATCTCAATTCAGTAGTCGAAATGCCATGTGACAGTCCACATGTAGATACTGAGCTGAAAGTGGAGTGTTCAACTTCTCCTAACAGTGTCATATCAGAGGCGACGCTTGATGGAATGATGAGCGAGTTGCGCAATGCAATCAACAAACTGTATATGTCAGAGGTGCTTGAGGAATCTGAAATGGCTGTGCTTCAAATTGAGAAGATTTGGAGAGAATTGAACCTAATAGTTGTTGATATCCATAGTATGCTATCAAAACCTCCTATCATCAATGGATTCATGGGGGTGCTTCTTAAGTCTTTTGATCCAAAGGTGCTGCAAACAGCAGTTTTCTTGTTAACTGAGATGGGTTGCGTAGACAGTAATGTTATTCAGACGCTTAGCCATGTTGACACTGATGTAGAATGGATCAAGACTCTTTTCAAGAAAGGTGTAAAAGAGGCTGTGGTGTTAATGTATCTCCTAAAACCTTCCACTATCATTCTTTCAGATATGGCAACAGTGGAGGCTCTCATTGCAGTTGTAAATATGAAAGAGGAAGAATTTCTAGAGATGTGTTTGAGTCCCAAAACGGCTGCAGTGCTTTTACTTGCGCAGGTTGTTGGAAGCAGTGAAGAGAGCATTGCATCTTCAGTTGCACAGGCTGTGTTATCCGAAAGAGAAATTGAAGCTATAGTTGGCAGTTTGGGAGCAGAATGGGCAGAGGAGAGGGTTGCTGCGGTTGAGATCTTGTTAAAATGCATGCAAGAAGATGGTACTTGCAGGAATATCATTGCTGATAAGGCACAATTATCTACCTTTTTGGAAAGCCTTGTAGGTGCAACTGAGGGAGAACTTTTCAAGATAGTTAAATTTTTATCTGAGTTGGTAAAACTGAATAG GAGAACAGTCAATGAACAAATCCTTCACATTATAAAGGAAGAAGGTCCTTTAAGCACAATGCACACTCTCCTCATTTCTCTGCAGACAGCTCATCAATTCCATTTTCCAGTAGTGGCTGGCCTCTTACTCCAACTTGATCTTCTG GTGGAGCAAACAAAGATGAGCATATACTCTGAGGAGGCAATAGATACTCTTATCTCATGCTTGAGAAAGACTGATTACCCTGCTGTCCAATTAGAAGCTGCCAAGATAATTGCGTCACTGCAAGGGAGATTCAACTATGCCGGAAAGTCTCTTAGCCGAGAAGTCCTTCTTGAACGTGCTGGTCTTGACAGAAGCTACAACAATTTTCTACAGATGGACCAAATCAGCAACTTCAACGAAGGAATTGAAGCATCTATG AAAGAAGAGAATGCAGCTGAGGACTGGGAAAGAAAAGCTGCATCAGTTCTAGTTAGCCATGACTGTGGTTTACTTTTTGAGGCTTTAGCAGATGGCTTGAAGAGCCAAAATGAAGAACTACGCTCTGCATGCTTTATATCAGCTACATGGCTCATATATATGATCACCATTCTACCAGATACTGGAATACAAGGGGCAGCAAGAGTCTTCTTTCTCAAACACTTCATATTCATATTGAAATCTGCCGAGGACACTGAAGACAGAATCCTTGCCATGCTTGCTCTTAAGAGCTTTCTTCATTTTGATG ATGGCTTACGTGATCTTACTTCCTATGCGAAGGATATCCTCAAAGCACTGAGAGAATTAGAGGGGTTCTCTCCCATGGCATCAGAAATTATGAAGGTTTTGGTTGAAGAACCTGAATCTAAAGCA GACATCTGGATTCATAAAGAGGTAACTAAAATAGATTGCAGTGGGAATGGAGAAGTTCTTTCTATCATTTGCTTTGAAGATAAAATCTTTTCAGGGCATTCAGATGGAACTATTAAG GTGtggaaagtaaaggaaagcataCTCGATCTCTTGCAAGAGATTAAAAGGCATACGAAGGATGTTACAAGCTTGGCAATTTCAGAATCTGGCGACAGATTATACAGCGGTTCACTTGATAAAACTGTAAag GTCTGGTCCATTGAAATGGCTGCAATACATCATGTACAAGAACATGATATGAAGGACCACATTCATAATTTAGTTGTGACCAATAGTATGTGTTGCTTCAGTCCTCATGGAAGTGGCATCAAG GTTAAGTCATGGAATGGAGAATCTAAGTTGTTAAATTCTAATAAACATGCAAAGTGCTTGGCGCTTGTTCAGGGGAAATTATACTGTGGATGCCATGATAGCAGCATTCAG GAGATCGATTTGGCCACAGGAAAACTCATCAGCATTCAAAGTGGTTCCAAAAAGTTACTTGGGAAAGCAAATCCTATTCATGCACTGAAACTTCATGGTGAATTCATATACGCTACTAGCTCTTCCTTTGATGGATCTGTCATAAAG ATATGGAACACAACCAATAATAATCGTATACATATGGTTGGATCATTGCAAACTTCATTGGAAGTGCGAGCTATGGCAGTAAGCTCAGAACTAATTTATTTGGGGTGTAAGGGAGGAGCTGTGGAAATTTGGGATAGAAAGAAATACAATAGAATTAACACATTGCACACCGGATCCAATTATAGGGTTGTTTGCATGGCTTTGAATAGCACTGAGGATATTTTGGTAATTGGAACCTCGGACGGTCAAATTCAG GCATGGGGTGTCAAGTAA
- the LOC112751228 gene encoding putative E3 ubiquitin-protein ligase LIN-1 isoform X1 gives MTTAVTAAEILRHTTAFLSDVISNRDLRHRLISILHQDTTTAAISDESAAKLAADTLETAITLSNFASRSCSLSLAEKLLLPLSDHPLPFFLLSLVHTLHNRHLDAAVSLLRFFRSNPSLARSEIAPVLYDRLFSLQLLSVFRWLLERRAQILSSSSVSEDATHSLSKVSEEQASKLRELEREYEEILDENCRAVAARFEEVLASENAFISPPLLARKSSGEAGGAENNVEVEEVEEDEEEQLVMEETEMIALKSGHYDNPIWSEREEASIEFLSSGSCSNSSYAPFYPRRVSPTILKPQNSSQNLASLADETKSSLVDKSLTSSSSESEAEREITSTSCSKRTPNLVRTGNKSLSTPKILKPQKSAKCLIPPPYLINLADEAESSLDKNLPCSYSESEAESEEKDEKIALLEPQKFQTPKQTKNICSGSMCSPDYNMEDEHVPPEDFVCPLTSNLFDDPVTLETGHTFERHAIEEWLKRGNLTCPITRKKLRKTRLPKTNLVLKQIISSWKEQNLNSVVEMPCDSPHVDTELKVECSTSPNSVISEATLDGMMSELRNAINKLYMSEVLEESEMAVLQIEKIWRELNLIVVDIHSMLSKPPIINGFMGVLLKSFDPKVLQTAVFLLTEMGCVDSNVIQTLSHVDTDVEWIKTLFKKGVKEAVVLMYLLKPSTIILSDMATVEALIAVVNMKEEEFLEMCLSPKTAAVLLLAQVVGSSEESIASSVAQAVLSEREIEAIVGSLGAEWAEERVAAVEILLKCMQEDGTCRNIIADKAQLSTFLESLVGATEGELFKIVKFLSELVKLNRRTVNEQILHIIKEEGPLSTMHTLLISLQTAHQFHFPVVAGLLLQLDLLVEQTKMSIYSEEAIDTLISCLRKTDYPAVQLEAAKIIASLQGRFNYAGKSLSREVLLERAGLDRSYNNFLQMDQISNFNEGIEASMKEENAAEDWERKAASVLVSHDCGLLFEALADGLKSQNEELRSACFISATWLIYMITILPDTGIQGAARVFFLKHFIFILKSAEDTEDRILAMLALKSFLHFDDGLRDLTSYAKDILKALRELEGFSPMASEIMKVLVEEPESKADIWIHKEVTKIDCSGNGEVLSIICFEDKIFSGHSDGTIKVWKVKESILDLLQEIKRHTKDVTSLAISESGDRLYSGSLDKTVKVWSIEMAAIHHVQEHDMKDHIHNLVVTNSMCCFSPHGSGIKVKSWNGESKLLNSNKHAKCLALVQGKLYCGCHDSSIQEIDLATGKLISIQSGSKKLLGKANPIHALKLHGEFIYATSSSFDGSVIKIWNTTNNNRIHMVGSLQTSLEVRAMAVSSELIYLGCKGGAVEIWDRKKYNRINTLHTGSNYRVVCMALNSTEDILVIGTSDGQIQAWGVK, from the exons ATGACTACAGCCGTCACGGCCGCCGAGATTCTCCGTCACACCACCGCCTTCCTCTCCGACGTCATTTCCAACCGCGATCTCCGCCACCGCCTAATCTCCATCCTCCACCAAGACACAACCACCGCCGCAATCTCCGACGAATCTGCCGCGAAACTCGCCGCGGATACTCTTGAAACCGCGATCACGCTCTCCAACTTCGCCTCCCGCTCCTGCTCCCTTTCCCTTGCTGAGAAGCTCCTCCTCCCTCTGTCCGACCACCCGCTTCCTTTCTTCCTCCTCTCACTTGTCCACACCCTCCACAACCGCCACCTCGATGCCGCTGTTTCTCTCCTCCGTTTCTTCCGTTCTAACCCTTCCCTCGCCCGATCGGAGATCGCACCGGTCCTCTACGACCGTCTTTTCTCCCTACAGCTACTCTCCGTGTTCCGGTGGCTGCTGGAACGGAGAGCGCAGATCCTCTCATCATCTTCGGTTTCGGAAGACGCTACTCACTCACTGTCGAAGGTGAGCGAGGAGCAGGCGTCGAAACTGAGGGAGCTGGAGAGAGAGTACGAGGAGATTCTGGATGAGAATTGCAGGGCTGTTGCGGCGCGTTTCGAAGAGGTTTTGGCCAGTGAAAATGCGTTCATTAGTCCGCCATTGCTGGCGAGGAAGAGCTCAGGGGAAGCCGGCGGGGCGGAGAACAATGTGGAGGTGGAGGAGGTGGAGGAGGACGAGGAGGAGCAGTTAGTGATGGAGGAAACAGAAATGATTGCGTTGAAGAGCGGACACTACGATAAT CCAATATGGAGCGAAAGGGAAGAAGCCTCCATTGAGTTTTTGAGCAGTGGTTCTTGCAGCAATTCCTCCTACGCACCATTTTATCCACGAAGAGTCTCTCCCACAATCCTCAAACCCCAAAACTCTTCACAAAACTTGGCATCACTCGCTGATGAAACCAAGTCTTCATTGGTTGACAAGAGTTTGACTAGTTCCTCCTCAGAATCAGAAGCAGAAAGAGAGATCACTAGTACTTCATGTTCGAAGAGGACCCCGAATCTGGTTAGAACCGGAAACAAATCCTTGAGTACTCCCAAAATCCTTAAACCACAAAAATCTGCAAAATGTTTGATACCACCACCCTATTTAATAAACTTAGCTGATGAAGCAGAATCTTCTTTGGATAAGAATTTACCTTGTTCATACTCAGAATCTGAAGCAGAAAGTGAG GAAAAGGACGAAAAGATAGCACTACtggagcctcagaaattccaaaccccaaaacaaacaaaaaatatttgttCAGGATCCATGTG TTCTCCAGATTATAACATGGAAGACGAACATGTGCCTCCAGAGGACTTTGTCTGTCCATTAACAAGTAACCTATTTGATGATCCTGTGACCCTTGAGACAGGTCACACATTTGAACGCCATGCTATTGAAGAATGGCTTAAAAGGGGAAACTTAACTTGTCCCATCACTCGCAAGAAGCTGCGAAAGACTCGCTTACCGAAAACAAATCTCGTGCTCAAACAAATAATCTCAAGCTGGAAAGAACAAAATCTCAATTCAGTAGTCGAAATGCCATGTGACAGTCCACATGTAGATACTGAGCTGAAAGTGGAGTGTTCAACTTCTCCTAACAGTGTCATATCAGAGGCGACGCTTGATGGAATGATGAGCGAGTTGCGCAATGCAATCAACAAACTGTATATGTCAGAGGTGCTTGAGGAATCTGAAATGGCTGTGCTTCAAATTGAGAAGATTTGGAGAGAATTGAACCTAATAGTTGTTGATATCCATAGTATGCTATCAAAACCTCCTATCATCAATGGATTCATGGGGGTGCTTCTTAAGTCTTTTGATCCAAAGGTGCTGCAAACAGCAGTTTTCTTGTTAACTGAGATGGGTTGCGTAGACAGTAATGTTATTCAGACGCTTAGCCATGTTGACACTGATGTAGAATGGATCAAGACTCTTTTCAAGAAAGGTGTAAAAGAGGCTGTGGTGTTAATGTATCTCCTAAAACCTTCCACTATCATTCTTTCAGATATGGCAACAGTGGAGGCTCTCATTGCAGTTGTAAATATGAAAGAGGAAGAATTTCTAGAGATGTGTTTGAGTCCCAAAACGGCTGCAGTGCTTTTACTTGCGCAGGTTGTTGGAAGCAGTGAAGAGAGCATTGCATCTTCAGTTGCACAGGCTGTGTTATCCGAAAGAGAAATTGAAGCTATAGTTGGCAGTTTGGGAGCAGAATGGGCAGAGGAGAGGGTTGCTGCGGTTGAGATCTTGTTAAAATGCATGCAAGAAGATGGTACTTGCAGGAATATCATTGCTGATAAGGCACAATTATCTACCTTTTTGGAAAGCCTTGTAGGTGCAACTGAGGGAGAACTTTTCAAGATAGTTAAATTTTTATCTGAGTTGGTAAAACTGAATAG GAGAACAGTCAATGAACAAATCCTTCACATTATAAAGGAAGAAGGTCCTTTAAGCACAATGCACACTCTCCTCATTTCTCTGCAGACAGCTCATCAATTCCATTTTCCAGTAGTGGCTGGCCTCTTACTCCAACTTGATCTTCTG GTGGAGCAAACAAAGATGAGCATATACTCTGAGGAGGCAATAGATACTCTTATCTCATGCTTGAGAAAGACTGATTACCCTGCTGTCCAATTAGAAGCTGCCAAGATAATTGCGTCACTGCAAGGGAGATTCAACTATGCCGGAAAGTCTCTTAGCCGAGAAGTCCTTCTTGAACGTGCTGGTCTTGACAGAAGCTACAACAATTTTCTACAGATGGACCAAATCAGCAACTTCAACGAAGGAATTGAAGCATCTATG AAAGAAGAGAATGCAGCTGAGGACTGGGAAAGAAAAGCTGCATCAGTTCTAGTTAGCCATGACTGTGGTTTACTTTTTGAGGCTTTAGCAGATGGCTTGAAGAGCCAAAATGAAGAACTACGCTCTGCATGCTTTATATCAGCTACATGGCTCATATATATGATCACCATTCTACCAGATACTGGAATACAAGGGGCAGCAAGAGTCTTCTTTCTCAAACACTTCATATTCATATTGAAATCTGCCGAGGACACTGAAGACAGAATCCTTGCCATGCTTGCTCTTAAGAGCTTTCTTCATTTTGATG ATGGCTTACGTGATCTTACTTCCTATGCGAAGGATATCCTCAAAGCACTGAGAGAATTAGAGGGGTTCTCTCCCATGGCATCAGAAATTATGAAGGTTTTGGTTGAAGAACCTGAATCTAAAGCA GACATCTGGATTCATAAAGAGGTAACTAAAATAGATTGCAGTGGGAATGGAGAAGTTCTTTCTATCATTTGCTTTGAAGATAAAATCTTTTCAGGGCATTCAGATGGAACTATTAAG GTGtggaaagtaaaggaaagcataCTCGATCTCTTGCAAGAGATTAAAAGGCATACGAAGGATGTTACAAGCTTGGCAATTTCAGAATCTGGCGACAGATTATACAGCGGTTCACTTGATAAAACTGTAAag GTCTGGTCCATTGAAATGGCTGCAATACATCATGTACAAGAACATGATATGAAGGACCACATTCATAATTTAGTTGTGACCAATAGTATGTGTTGCTTCAGTCCTCATGGAAGTGGCATCAAG GTTAAGTCATGGAATGGAGAATCTAAGTTGTTAAATTCTAATAAACATGCAAAGTGCTTGGCGCTTGTTCAGGGGAAATTATACTGTGGATGCCATGATAGCAGCATTCAG GAGATCGATTTGGCCACAGGAAAACTCATCAGCATTCAAAGTGGTTCCAAAAAGTTACTTGGGAAAGCAAATCCTATTCATGCACTGAAACTTCATGGTGAATTCATATACGCTACTAGCTCTTCCTTTGATGGATCTGTCATAAAG ATATGGAACACAACCAATAATAATCGTATACATATGGTTGGATCATTGCAAACTTCATTGGAAGTGCGAGCTATGGCAGTAAGCTCAGAACTAATTTATTTGGGGTGTAAGGGAGGAGCTGTGGAAATTTGGGATAGAAAGAAATACAATAGAATTAACACATTGCACACCGGATCCAATTATAGGGTTGTTTGCATGGCTTTGAATAGCACTGAGGATATTTTGGTAATTGGAACCTCGGACGGTCAAATTCAG GCATGGGGTGTCAAGTAA
- the LOC112751229 gene encoding bark storage protein A isoform X1, translating into MGLLGLLCGVVVLGRMMICVYGSVIPEATWKEIMKVNKEGTYIGIVVPNAFELKPLLQSPSFVPHHKFPNLDFAGKRFRIGELEKKRVVVVMSGLSMLNSGLSTQLLLTLFNVEGVLHYGIAGNLNPNLQIGDVTIPKYWAHTGLWNWQRFGDGPNDELALEVNGDYSRKYGYLKFSNYNNYTKDSNYSKPVRNLLNNVWYQAEEIFPVNGVPEVRQHAFWVPVHKKYYQIAKKLKNVKLSGCVNTTTCLPRNPSVVRVKKGITANVFVDNQAYREFLNSKFGATPVDMETAAVALVCFQQRIPFIAIRALSDLAGGGSALSNEASLFTSLASQNAFHVLLSFISLLKINS; encoded by the exons ATGGGGTTATTAGGGTTACTATGTGGTGTTGTGGTATTGGGAAGAATGATGATCTGTGTGTATGGTTCAGTTATTCCAGAAGCTACATGGAAAGAAATAATGAAAGTGAATAAGGAAGGGACATATATTGGTATAGTGGTGCCAAATGCCTTTGAGCTCAAACCTCTTCTTCAATCACCTAGCTTTGTGCCTCATCACAAGTTTCCTAACCTTGATTTTGCCG GAAAGCGTTTTCGCATTGGTGAATTGGAAAAGAAGAGGGTTGTAGTTGTTATGTCAGGTTTGAGCATG CTTAATTCCGGGCTTTCAACTCAATTGTTGCTTACTCTCTTCAATGTAGAAGGAGTTCTTCATTATGGAATTGCAGGGAATTTAAATCCAAATCTCCAGATTGGAGATGTTACTATTCCTAAGTATTGGGCCCACACAGGACTTTGGAATTGGCAG AGGTTTGGAGATGGTCCTAATGATGAACTAGCTTTGGAAGTCAATGGTGATTACAGTAGAAAATATGGTTATCTTAAATTTTCCAATTACAATAACTACACAAAAGATTCCAATTATTCTAAGCCAGTGAGGAATCTTCTAAACAATGTATGGTATCAAGCAGAGGAAATTTTCCCAGTGAATGGTGTTCCTGAAGTTAGGCAGCATGCTTTCTGGGTTCCAGTTCACAAGAAATACTATCAAATTGCAAAGAAGCTTAAG AATGTTAAATTGAGTGGCTGTGTGAACACAACAACATGCTTGCCAAGAAATCCAAGTGTGGTGAGAGTGAAGAAAGGGATTACTGCCAATGTGTTTGTTGACAACCAAGCTTATAGAGAATTCTTGAACTCCAAATTTGGTGCCACCCCAGTGGACATGGAAACCGCCGCAGTTGCTTTAGTTTGTTTTCAGCAGAGAATACCTTTCATTGCCATTAGAGCACTATCCGATTTAGCTGGTGGCGGTTCTGCATTGTCCAATGAAGCATCTTTGTTCACCTCTTTAGCTTCCCAAAATGCATTTCATGTTCTTCTCTCATTCATCTCCCTATTGAAAATTAATTCTTAG
- the LOC112751229 gene encoding bark storage protein A isoform X2, with amino-acid sequence MSGLSMLNSGLSTQLLLTLFNVEGVLHYGIAGNLNPNLQIGDVTIPKYWAHTGLWNWQRFGDGPNDELALEVNGDYSRKYGYLKFSNYNNYTKDSNYSKPVRNLLNNVWYQAEEIFPVNGVPEVRQHAFWVPVHKKYYQIAKKLKNVKLSGCVNTTTCLPRNPSVVRVKKGITANVFVDNQAYREFLNSKFGATPVDMETAAVALVCFQQRIPFIAIRALSDLAGGGSALSNEASLFTSLASQNAFHVLLSFISLLKINS; translated from the exons ATGTCAGGTTTGAGCATG CTTAATTCCGGGCTTTCAACTCAATTGTTGCTTACTCTCTTCAATGTAGAAGGAGTTCTTCATTATGGAATTGCAGGGAATTTAAATCCAAATCTCCAGATTGGAGATGTTACTATTCCTAAGTATTGGGCCCACACAGGACTTTGGAATTGGCAG AGGTTTGGAGATGGTCCTAATGATGAACTAGCTTTGGAAGTCAATGGTGATTACAGTAGAAAATATGGTTATCTTAAATTTTCCAATTACAATAACTACACAAAAGATTCCAATTATTCTAAGCCAGTGAGGAATCTTCTAAACAATGTATGGTATCAAGCAGAGGAAATTTTCCCAGTGAATGGTGTTCCTGAAGTTAGGCAGCATGCTTTCTGGGTTCCAGTTCACAAGAAATACTATCAAATTGCAAAGAAGCTTAAG AATGTTAAATTGAGTGGCTGTGTGAACACAACAACATGCTTGCCAAGAAATCCAAGTGTGGTGAGAGTGAAGAAAGGGATTACTGCCAATGTGTTTGTTGACAACCAAGCTTATAGAGAATTCTTGAACTCCAAATTTGGTGCCACCCCAGTGGACATGGAAACCGCCGCAGTTGCTTTAGTTTGTTTTCAGCAGAGAATACCTTTCATTGCCATTAGAGCACTATCCGATTTAGCTGGTGGCGGTTCTGCATTGTCCAATGAAGCATCTTTGTTCACCTCTTTAGCTTCCCAAAATGCATTTCATGTTCTTCTCTCATTCATCTCCCTATTGAAAATTAATTCTTAG